A single genomic interval of Chitinophaga sp. 180180018-3 harbors:
- a CDS encoding plasmid mobilization relaxosome protein MobC — translation MEKSVEVKPNQRKFWCNIRLTEQEFELLHSKLETTTCRKISEYVRNVLFDRPVTIRQRNQSLDDLMTALILYRNDLNALGNNFNQVVKRINSIPPGPEFFAWLPVAENLQKELLEKIGSFQKQIDQLGEKWLGK, via the coding sequence ATGGAAAAGAGTGTTGAAGTTAAACCGAACCAGCGTAAGTTTTGGTGTAATATCCGGCTTACAGAACAGGAATTTGAATTGTTACACAGCAAACTCGAAACAACGACCTGCCGCAAGATCAGCGAGTATGTGCGTAACGTTTTATTCGATAGACCAGTTACTATCAGGCAAAGGAATCAATCTTTGGATGACTTAATGACTGCGCTCATTCTTTACCGAAATGATCTGAATGCACTGGGAAATAATTTTAACCAGGTGGTAAAAAGGATTAATAGTATTCCACCCGGACCGGAATTTTTTGCCTGGTTACCTGTTGCAGAAAACCTGCAAAAAGAGTTGTTAGAAAAAATTGGCAGCTTCCAGAAACAGATCGATCAACTCGGTGAAAAATGGTTGGGAAAATAG
- a CDS encoding relaxase/mobilization nuclease domain-containing protein, giving the protein MVGKIESGPNIRGALNYNENKVKAGKATLIGAGLYHKDADKLSFNEKISRLQHRADLHGTAKHKCIHISINLDPSENIPNEMFLKLAAEYMELIGLEQQPYLVYRHSDVAHPHIHIVTTSILPTGKQKNLHNLGRKESFAACREIERRHNLIAADKVQPKMLHTIKPVDITKVEYGLKETKAAIGRILYSVLANYDFGSFAELNAILKQYNIVADPGAPGTRMEKHKGLVYSMLDEKGKKIGVPIKASKYYFKAKLSHIETLAEKGEQGKKRHRQDLKMDIEEALRKSASRADFIQVLSQKHINAVFRSNADGRFYGLTFIDNKRGCVFNGSDIDREFSCKKILDRLDRPYLHQAKEQHFNKQFSEAVIAETDFSNGYKNVLAEWSAKGLLIQSADGKAGFQSGHFQLPNSAYNPVPAKIAHYLRANAYSARHAVAIEKFLRSNADKFALDISMSPVTPVPTVFIAAISQFFTNLFQPVEQDPVDVQWLRESKKKRKRRRPS; this is encoded by the coding sequence ATGGTTGGGAAAATAGAGAGTGGCCCAAATATACGTGGTGCGCTGAACTACAATGAAAATAAAGTCAAGGCGGGAAAAGCTACTCTTATCGGCGCCGGTTTATACCATAAAGACGCCGATAAGTTGTCGTTCAATGAAAAAATATCCCGGCTGCAACACCGTGCAGATTTGCACGGTACCGCGAAGCATAAGTGCATACACATTTCTATTAACCTTGATCCCTCGGAGAATATTCCCAATGAAATGTTTCTAAAGCTGGCGGCAGAATACATGGAATTGATCGGGCTGGAACAGCAGCCTTATCTGGTTTACCGTCATTCAGATGTTGCGCATCCGCATATTCACATTGTTACCACCTCGATATTACCCACTGGCAAGCAAAAAAACTTGCATAACCTGGGCCGCAAAGAATCGTTTGCTGCCTGCCGGGAAATTGAGCGTCGGCATAACCTGATTGCCGCAGACAAGGTGCAGCCCAAAATGTTACACACCATTAAACCGGTTGACATTACTAAGGTTGAATATGGCCTCAAAGAAACGAAAGCGGCTATCGGGCGCATACTGTATTCAGTTCTTGCGAACTATGATTTTGGCTCGTTTGCTGAGCTGAACGCCATATTAAAACAATACAATATCGTTGCAGATCCCGGAGCACCTGGTACCAGAATGGAGAAGCATAAAGGCCTCGTTTATTCTATGCTGGATGAAAAAGGCAAGAAAATCGGGGTTCCCATTAAGGCAAGCAAATATTATTTCAAGGCCAAACTTTCCCACATCGAAACCCTTGCTGAAAAAGGCGAACAGGGCAAGAAACGACACAGGCAGGACCTGAAAATGGACATTGAAGAGGCACTAAGAAAGTCAGCAAGTCGCGCAGATTTTATACAAGTGTTATCGCAGAAGCATATCAATGCGGTATTTCGGAGCAATGCCGATGGCAGGTTCTATGGCCTTACTTTTATTGATAACAAGCGCGGATGTGTATTCAACGGCAGTGACATTGACCGGGAATTTTCCTGCAAGAAAATACTGGACCGCCTTGACCGGCCTTATTTACATCAAGCAAAAGAACAACATTTTAATAAGCAGTTTAGTGAAGCCGTAATCGCCGAAACTGATTTCAGCAACGGCTATAAGAATGTTCTTGCCGAATGGTCAGCGAAGGGTTTGTTAATCCAATCCGCAGATGGTAAAGCAGGTTTTCAATCGGGCCATTTTCAATTACCCAACAGCGCATACAATCCTGTTCCCGCGAAAATCGCACATTATCTTCGGGCGAATGCTTACTCCGCAAGACATGCAGTTGCTATAGAAAAGTTCCTTCGCAGTAATGCCGATAAATTCGCGCTTGATATTTCCATGTCTCCGGTAACACCTGTACCGACGGTTTTCATCGCGGCAATTTCCCAATTCTTTACCAACCTGTTCCAACCGGTCGAGCAAGACCCAGTGGACGTTCAGTGGCTTCGAGAAAGTAAGAAAAAGAGGAAGCGGCGCCGCCCTTCCTAA
- the mobC gene encoding conjugal transfer protein MobC yields MSSGENEQGLRAITDFMRKGSIILLILHFYVFCYAAFELWGLTATPVKNVLLNLGKTGIFSDLHITKGFSLLLLLLSVFGSKGKKDETIHPGEVVTYILLGISIFFGSYFFLAIGLAVDITAIAYISVTTIGFVLFLTGAARLSRLIKVKLGGDIFNEENETFPQEERLLENPFSVNLPGKYQYKGQVRKMWLNIINGARMVLIIGGPGAGKTYFLIRNVIKQKIERKNFPGMLLYDFKYDDLAVIAYNSWLKAGHLYKKKPRFLIINFDNPIDRCNPLEPSTMRDITDASESARTILLGLNMQWIQKTGDFFVESPINFLTAIIWFLKKFKGGKFCTLPHAIELMQADYDDLFPILSTEPEIEVLINPFISAYMNRAMEQLEGQIASAKIALARLASPLLYYVLGASDFTLDINNPDDPKIVVLANNPEKTQIYGAVISLYLNRVFRILPKKGMEKCCIIADEFSSLYANGIENFLAISRGYKIFCYLAIQNIAQLRKSYGREQADVIFNLAGNIICGQAIGDTAKSVSEAIGKIVQKRESISINRQDTSISRNTQLDFAVPASKISTLSAGEFVGILADNPDQVIKYKAFHTAIQNDHEAIRAEESKYKSLPTGNVTDLDVQNNYIQIKNDIIDLIETEIERIKNDPDLAHLIFVKQEGK; encoded by the coding sequence ATGAGTAGTGGAGAAAATGAACAAGGGCTTAGAGCCATCACCGATTTTATGCGCAAAGGGAGTATCATCCTGCTGATACTTCACTTTTATGTTTTTTGTTACGCAGCTTTTGAATTATGGGGATTGACGGCAACACCTGTAAAAAATGTCCTATTGAATCTAGGAAAGACCGGCATTTTTTCCGACCTCCATATTACCAAAGGTTTTTCTTTGTTACTGCTCCTGCTTTCTGTTTTTGGCAGTAAAGGCAAGAAAGATGAAACAATCCATCCTGGTGAAGTGGTTACCTATATTCTTTTAGGTATCTCCATTTTTTTTGGAAGTTATTTTTTTCTTGCCATCGGGTTAGCTGTAGATATTACAGCTATCGCATACATTTCTGTAACAACGATTGGGTTTGTTTTGTTCCTCACCGGTGCGGCGCGGCTTTCCCGGTTGATTAAAGTAAAACTTGGCGGCGACATTTTCAACGAAGAAAACGAAACCTTCCCGCAGGAAGAAAGATTGCTGGAAAACCCATTCAGCGTAAATCTTCCTGGTAAATATCAATACAAAGGCCAGGTCCGTAAGATGTGGCTCAATATCATTAATGGGGCAAGGATGGTGCTCATTATCGGCGGTCCAGGAGCAGGTAAGACTTACTTTCTTATCCGTAATGTCATCAAGCAAAAAATCGAACGGAAGAATTTTCCCGGCATGTTGTTATATGATTTCAAGTATGATGATCTTGCCGTTATTGCATACAACTCCTGGTTAAAAGCGGGACATCTGTATAAAAAAAAGCCCCGTTTCCTCATAATCAATTTCGATAATCCTATTGATAGGTGTAATCCACTAGAACCCTCCACCATGCGAGATATTACGGATGCCAGTGAAAGCGCCCGTACCATCCTGCTCGGTCTTAACATGCAGTGGATTCAGAAAACCGGGGATTTCTTCGTGGAGAGTCCAATTAATTTCTTGACTGCTATTATCTGGTTTTTAAAAAAGTTTAAAGGTGGTAAGTTCTGCACTCTTCCGCATGCTATAGAATTGATGCAAGCTGATTACGATGATCTTTTTCCAATTCTCTCTACCGAACCAGAAATTGAAGTGCTTATCAATCCCTTCATTTCCGCGTACATGAACCGGGCAATGGAGCAACTCGAAGGACAGATTGCATCTGCAAAAATCGCACTTGCACGTCTGGCTTCTCCATTATTATACTACGTTCTTGGCGCCAGTGATTTCACGCTTGATATAAATAATCCTGATGATCCTAAAATTGTAGTGCTGGCAAACAATCCTGAAAAAACGCAGATTTATGGAGCTGTAATATCTCTTTATCTCAATCGTGTTTTCCGCATCCTACCCAAAAAAGGGATGGAAAAGTGCTGCATTATTGCTGATGAATTTTCCAGCCTGTATGCCAACGGTATCGAAAATTTCCTGGCAATTTCCAGGGGGTATAAAATTTTTTGTTACCTGGCAATTCAGAATATTGCGCAGCTTCGCAAAAGTTATGGTCGTGAACAAGCCGATGTTATCTTCAATCTGGCCGGTAATATAATTTGCGGCCAGGCCATCGGTGATACCGCCAAATCTGTAAGTGAAGCTATTGGAAAGATCGTCCAAAAACGGGAAAGTATTTCCATCAACCGTCAGGATACCAGCATAAGCCGTAATACACAACTGGATTTTGCTGTTCCGGCTTCCAAAATATCTACGCTCTCTGCAGGTGAGTTTGTCGGAATTTTAGCCGATAACCCCGACCAGGTAATCAAGTATAAAGCCTTTCATACGGCTATACAAAATGACCATGAAGCAATCAGGGCCGAAGAATCAAAGTACAAATCGCTGCCAACAGGCAACGTGACGGACCTCGATGTGCAGAATAATTACATTCAGATAAAAAATGATATAATTGATTTGATAGAAACAGAAATCGAGCGGATCAAAAACGATCCCGATCTTGCGCACCTCATTTTTGTGAAACAAGAGGGCAAGTGA
- a CDS encoding response regulator produces MSENPITPGNNIFPDNQHKVKLLIAEDDHIAQMIVNKQLEPYPFYEITFCDDGDEFMVMLESIEPDLILMDIRLPNISGIELIRQIRVHEKFKDLPILVLSASAFKEDIDAGIKAGATEYITKPYNLEKFIDRLLYYTMKVAEPGQNPAH; encoded by the coding sequence ATGTCAGAAAATCCGATAACCCCCGGAAATAATATATTTCCAGATAATCAACATAAGGTAAAACTATTGATTGCAGAAGATGACCATATCGCACAAATGATCGTCAACAAGCAACTAGAACCATATCCGTTTTATGAAATTACCTTTTGCGATGATGGCGACGAGTTTATGGTTATGCTGGAAAGTATTGAGCCGGACCTAATCTTAATGGATATTCGCCTGCCGAACATTTCGGGAATTGAACTTATACGTCAAATACGGGTACATGAAAAATTTAAAGATCTTCCTATCCTGGTATTAAGCGCATCCGCATTTAAGGAAGATATTGACGCAGGTATAAAAGCAGGAGCTACTGAATATATCACGAAACCCTACAATCTTGAAAAATTTATCGACAGGTTATTATATTACACGATGAAGGTTGCCGAACCAGGTCAAAATCCAGCCCATTAA